In one window of Methanoregula sp. DNA:
- a CDS encoding ribose-phosphate diphosphokinase produces MKVICTEKSQILATRLARAQKTSVVEVKYSRFPDGELYLIAGELDTETVIVSSVVDNDALVQLLLLIDACEGSDIRLVIPYMGYARQDKQFRQGEPLSARAVARAISRGVSECITVNIHEPDVLRYFGAPARNISLATDIGAYIKTLELKNPLILAPDDGALAFAGQVASAGGWEYDHLEKTRLSGEQVTMAPKALSAASRPVVIVDDIISTGGTIATASGMLYAQGATDVYAACVHGVLTGGAYVRLVEAGVRDVICSDTIERGCSTVSAAGQIALALQTRTKR; encoded by the coding sequence ATGAAAGTGATCTGCACTGAAAAATCCCAGATACTTGCAACACGCCTTGCCCGGGCGCAAAAGACTTCGGTTGTCGAGGTTAAATATTCCCGTTTTCCTGACGGCGAGCTGTATCTTATTGCCGGAGAACTGGACACTGAAACTGTTATTGTCAGCAGTGTTGTGGACAATGATGCCCTTGTCCAGCTGCTCCTGTTAATCGATGCCTGTGAAGGTTCGGATATCAGGCTTGTTATTCCTTATATGGGGTATGCACGACAGGACAAGCAGTTCAGGCAAGGAGAGCCACTCAGCGCACGCGCGGTTGCCCGGGCGATCAGCAGGGGCGTTTCCGAATGCATTACGGTCAATATCCATGAGCCCGACGTTCTCAGGTATTTTGGAGCGCCTGCCCGAAATATCTCTCTTGCAACAGATATTGGTGCATATATCAAAACGCTCGAACTGAAAAATCCGCTCATCCTCGCTCCTGACGATGGGGCCCTGGCATTTGCCGGACAGGTGGCATCGGCGGGAGGATGGGAGTATGATCACCTCGAGAAGACTCGGCTGAGTGGCGAACAGGTGACAATGGCACCAAAGGCATTATCTGCTGCATCACGCCCTGTGGTGATCGTGGATGATATCATCTCAACCGGGGGAACGATTGCTACTGCTTCCGGTATGCTTTACGCGCAGGGAGCAACGGACGTATACGCCGCATGTGTGCACGGGGTGCTTACCGGGGGCGCATATGTCCGCCTTGTCGAAGCGGGAGTCCGGGATGTCATTTGCAGCGATACGATCGAGCGCGGATGCAGCACGGTATCTGCCGCAGGCCAGATCGCTCTTGCACTGCAGACACGCACAAAACGGTAA
- the lonB gene encoding ATP-dependent protease LonB — protein MEISEQIPPQQNEIKPASPEAVSTESAGATSSKIEVPAKLIDQVIGQEHAVEVIKKAAIQRRHVMMIGSPGTGKSMLAKAMAELLPKEELIDIMVYPNSDDNNNPVIRTVAAGRGKQIVAAHKAEAKKKIQFRNMLLFLAIIAIGGYAIITGQILMGLIAVAFIFIAFRTSMPREETMVPKLLVSNDTKSIAPFIDGTGTHAGALLGDVRHDPFQSGGLETPSHDRVEAGAIHRSNGGVLFIDEINTLDPHSQQNLLTALQEGEFPITGQSERSSGAMVRTEPVPCKFVMVAAGNLDAIQGMHPALRSRIRGYGYEVYMSESMEDTEENREKYVRFVAQEVKNDGKIPHFDQSAIDEVIRESRRRSNRKGHLTLKLRDMGGLIRVAGDIARQEGAAITTAHHVITAKVTARSIEDQVSDEYIRRSREYELTVIEGTRIGRVNGLAVMGTDSGSVLPIMAEVTPAQGASGTVIATGMLKEIAQESIKNVSAILKKFTGKDVKNIDLHIQFIGTYGGVEGDSASISVATAVISAIEGIPVRQDVAMTGSLSVRGDVLPVGGVTFKIEAAAKAGIKTVLIPRTNINDVLIEERYKSMVTVIPVDTIDDVLKIALVPENFEGFLNKLKNMAIRSTTLIAEATTVNHPVA, from the coding sequence ATGGAGATATCTGAACAAATCCCCCCGCAGCAGAATGAAATAAAACCCGCATCGCCCGAAGCGGTATCTACGGAAAGTGCGGGAGCGACATCATCAAAGATAGAAGTGCCCGCTAAACTGATCGATCAGGTGATCGGACAGGAGCACGCGGTTGAAGTTATCAAAAAGGCGGCTATCCAGCGCCGGCATGTCATGATGATTGGCAGCCCCGGTACCGGTAAATCGATGCTGGCCAAGGCAATGGCTGAGCTGTTACCCAAGGAAGAGCTCATCGACATTATGGTCTATCCGAATTCCGATGACAACAATAACCCGGTGATAAGGACGGTTGCCGCGGGTCGGGGAAAACAGATTGTGGCTGCCCATAAAGCAGAAGCCAAGAAAAAGATCCAGTTCCGGAATATGCTCCTTTTCCTTGCCATCATCGCGATTGGGGGATATGCGATCATTACCGGCCAGATCCTGATGGGGCTCATTGCTGTTGCCTTTATCTTTATAGCATTCCGCACAAGTATGCCGAGGGAGGAGACGATGGTGCCTAAACTCCTTGTCTCGAATGACACCAAAAGCATCGCACCTTTTATAGATGGCACAGGCACGCATGCCGGTGCCCTGTTAGGCGATGTTCGTCATGATCCCTTCCAGAGTGGCGGTCTTGAAACCCCGTCACACGACCGGGTGGAGGCAGGTGCAATTCACCGTTCGAATGGGGGGGTCCTCTTCATCGATGAGATTAACACGTTAGACCCGCACTCCCAGCAGAACCTGCTCACGGCACTTCAGGAAGGAGAGTTTCCCATCACAGGGCAGAGTGAGCGGTCGAGCGGTGCGATGGTCAGGACGGAACCGGTACCCTGTAAATTCGTGATGGTTGCGGCAGGCAACCTTGATGCAATCCAGGGAATGCACCCGGCACTCCGCTCCCGTATCCGGGGATATGGGTACGAAGTGTACATGTCGGAGAGCATGGAGGACACCGAAGAAAACCGGGAGAAATATGTCCGGTTCGTTGCACAGGAGGTCAAAAATGACGGGAAGATTCCGCACTTTGACCAGAGTGCGATTGACGAAGTAATCCGGGAATCCCGCAGGCGCTCCAACCGCAAAGGACATCTCACTCTCAAGCTCCGTGACATGGGTGGTCTCATCCGTGTTGCCGGAGATATTGCCCGGCAGGAGGGTGCAGCGATCACCACCGCTCACCACGTTATAACGGCAAAAGTGACTGCCCGGTCAATTGAAGATCAGGTATCCGACGAATATATCCGGAGAAGCCGTGAATATGAGCTTACCGTTATAGAAGGAACCCGAATCGGGCGCGTAAACGGGCTTGCTGTCATGGGAACCGATTCCGGTTCAGTGCTTCCCATCATGGCAGAAGTCACCCCGGCCCAGGGTGCAAGCGGTACCGTAATCGCAACTGGTATGCTTAAGGAGATCGCTCAGGAATCGATAAAGAACGTCAGTGCGATCCTCAAGAAATTTACCGGAAAAGATGTGAAAAATATTGACCTGCACATCCAGTTTATCGGGACGTATGGGGGTGTTGAGGGAGATTCTGCATCCATCAGTGTAGCAACTGCTGTCATCAGTGCAATTGAGGGCATTCCCGTTCGCCAGGATGTTGCAATGACGGGTTCGCTCTCCGTTCGCGGGGATGTCCTTCCGGTGGGGGGGGTTACCTTCAAGATCGAAGCAGCGGCAAAGGCGGGTATCAAAACCGTACTTATTCCCCGCACAAATATCAATGATGTATTGATTGAGGAACGGTACAAATCAATGGTCACGGTTATACCTGTGGATACAATTGATGATGTCCTCAAGATTGCCCTTGTGCCGGAGAATTTCGAAGGATTCCTTAACAAGCTCAAAAATATGGCAATACGTTCAACAACACTGATTGCAGAGGCAACGACTGTCAATCATCCGGTGGCATGA
- the thsA gene encoding thermosome subunit alpha, with the protein MLSGQPIIILKENVERNRGKEAQRSNITAAKAIAGAVRTTLGPRGMDKMLVSSTGDIVITNDGATILGEIAVQHPGAKMVIEVARTQDDEVGDGTTTAVILVGALMEQAETMLEQGIHPTVIAEGYRLGMNKSLEILNSLSHKVDPTDRKTLLKIADTAITGKSIECVKEKLDAIIVDAVMAVAEKAGTKYIVDEDDVMIKKQKGQSMDDAELIRGVVIDKTRAHDGMPRKITKAKVAMIATPLEITKTQVKAKIKISSADQIAAFSEQERETLKKLADAVVDSGANVLLCQKGIADAVQFYLAKSGILAIEDIPEADMKYAARAMHATILNKAESLTSKDLGIAELVEEDNDVNLTRISGCKNPKTITILLRGTSDYLLDELERAVVDGTRVVMDAMEDGTYVVGGGAVETELLMKVRDYAATMGGRVQIAIEAYAGAFESIPRTLAENSGFNPIDKLVELKNVHSKGKKNAGLNVYNGTIVDMLAEGVIEPLRSKRQSIQSASETAVMLIRVDDMMITQSRPGGMPPGMM; encoded by the coding sequence ATGCTATCTGGACAGCCAATTATCATTCTAAAAGAAAATGTAGAGCGTAATCGTGGCAAAGAAGCCCAGCGCTCGAATATTACCGCAGCAAAAGCAATAGCCGGTGCTGTTAGGACAACCCTTGGCCCACGGGGAATGGACAAGATGCTTGTCAGTTCCACCGGGGATATCGTGATTACCAATGATGGCGCGACAATATTAGGAGAGATCGCAGTACAACACCCCGGAGCAAAGATGGTCATCGAAGTCGCAAGGACCCAGGATGATGAGGTCGGCGACGGAACCACCACCGCAGTGATCCTTGTCGGTGCACTGATGGAACAGGCAGAAACCATGCTCGAACAGGGTATCCACCCGACCGTGATTGCAGAGGGATACCGCCTCGGTATGAACAAATCACTCGAGATCCTTAACAGCCTCTCCCATAAAGTCGACCCGACTGACCGGAAGACCCTGCTGAAGATAGCAGACACCGCCATCACCGGCAAATCGATCGAGTGCGTGAAAGAAAAGCTCGATGCCATCATCGTTGATGCCGTAATGGCAGTAGCCGAGAAGGCCGGCACGAAATATATCGTCGATGAAGATGACGTGATGATCAAGAAGCAGAAAGGCCAGTCAATGGACGATGCTGAACTGATCCGTGGCGTTGTTATAGACAAGACACGCGCTCATGATGGCATGCCCCGTAAGATCACCAAGGCAAAGGTCGCAATGATCGCCACCCCCTTAGAGATCACCAAGACCCAGGTCAAGGCAAAGATCAAGATCTCGAGTGCAGACCAGATTGCTGCATTCAGCGAGCAGGAACGCGAGACGCTCAAGAAACTTGCAGATGCGGTTGTCGACAGCGGTGCAAACGTTCTCCTCTGCCAGAAGGGCATTGCAGACGCGGTCCAGTTCTACCTTGCAAAGAGTGGTATCCTGGCAATCGAAGATATCCCTGAAGCGGACATGAAATACGCTGCACGGGCAATGCATGCAACCATCCTCAACAAAGCCGAATCCCTGACATCAAAAGATCTCGGTATTGCAGAGCTTGTTGAAGAAGACAATGACGTCAACCTTACCAGGATCTCCGGTTGCAAGAATCCCAAGACAATCACGATCCTGCTCAGAGGTACCAGCGATTACCTGCTTGACGAGCTTGAGCGTGCAGTGGTTGACGGGACCCGCGTGGTTATGGACGCAATGGAAGATGGCACGTACGTAGTCGGTGGCGGTGCAGTCGAGACTGAACTGCTCATGAAGGTAAGGGACTATGCAGCAACCATGGGCGGCAGGGTCCAGATTGCCATCGAAGCCTATGCAGGGGCATTTGAATCAATTCCCCGAACGCTTGCCGAAAACTCGGGTTTTAACCCGATTGATAAATTAGTAGAGCTCAAGAACGTTCATTCCAAGGGCAAAAAGAATGCCGGGCTCAATGTCTATAACGGCACTATTGTGGATATGCTCGCAGAAGGGGTTATTGAGCCGCTCAGGTCAAAGCGCCAGTCAATCCAGAGTGCATCCGAGACTGCCGTCATGCTCATCCGTGTGGATGATATGATGATCACCCAGTCAAGGCCAGGCGGCATGCCGCCGGGCATGATGTAA
- a CDS encoding cupredoxin domain-containing protein gives MKKSMIIFTVAVLLMLVSGCTQPAPAQPVTTPVPTPAVTVPQATFVTPQAILTTGSVSPTIQNVVSDNTIHINKKGFDPTRITVKSGSTVRWVNDDSTADAALYNPTHRIALENIKISPLLSPGQSWSWIFDQPGSFDFNDMIHSIPKGTVIVV, from the coding sequence ATGAAAAAAAGTATGATAATTTTCACTGTTGCAGTGCTCCTGATGCTGGTCAGTGGTTGTACCCAGCCCGCACCTGCACAACCTGTAACAACTCCTGTACCTACTCCTGCAGTGACTGTTCCGCAAGCGACGTTTGTCACTCCCCAGGCAATTTTGACAACCGGGTCCGTGTCTCCGACCATCCAGAATGTTGTATCCGATAATACCATCCATATCAACAAAAAGGGATTTGACCCGACAAGAATAACCGTGAAATCTGGATCAACCGTCCGATGGGTAAATGATGATTCCACTGCAGATGCAGCCCTGTATAATCCGACACACAGGATCGCACTGGAAAATATTAAAATTTCACCCCTCCTCTCCCCGGGCCAGAGCTGGAGCTGGATTTTCGATCAGCCGGGGTCCTTTGATTTTAATGATATGATCCATTCGATTCCAAAAGGCACGGTTATTGTGGTGTGA
- a CDS encoding orotate phosphoribosyltransferase-like protein encodes MSSLDDLIGRAKMLLAEGHSPGQIADELSLSMETVTWLLTQAKGTTAPKDVHIDWSAVSSQAPLLEETAMMLLNRYYQDQGSEGFSSPAAEVVVGIALSGIPLATLIAVQEAAQLSIYHPAKQNQSEKPMGSISGNFAPVSGKRCIIVDDVITSGKTMHEVVKYLKKHNAVPVAIWVIFDKRGIKDIEGVPVYSLFKISRID; translated from the coding sequence ATGTCTTCCCTTGACGATCTGATTGGCAGAGCAAAGATGCTCCTTGCTGAAGGACATAGTCCGGGTCAGATTGCTGATGAACTCTCATTGTCCATGGAAACAGTGACATGGCTTCTCACCCAGGCAAAAGGAACAACCGCCCCAAAAGATGTACATATCGACTGGTCAGCAGTCTCCAGCCAGGCACCCCTTCTTGAAGAGACAGCAATGATGCTCCTCAACCGGTATTACCAGGATCAGGGCTCAGAGGGCTTCTCATCTCCGGCTGCTGAAGTGGTCGTGGGTATCGCACTCTCCGGTATCCCGCTTGCAACCCTTATCGCGGTCCAGGAAGCTGCACAGCTCTCGATCTACCACCCGGCAAAGCAGAACCAGAGTGAAAAACCAATGGGATCAATCAGCGGGAACTTTGCTCCTGTCAGCGGAAAGCGGTGTATCATCGTCGATGATGTGATCACTTCAGGAAAAACCATGCATGAAGTGGTGAAATACTTAAAAAAGCACAATGCGGTGCCGGTTGCCATCTGGGTAATCTTTGACAAGCGCGGCATCAAGGATATCGAGGGTGTACCTGTCTATTCACTCTTCAAAATATCCCGCATTGACTGA
- a CDS encoding nucleotide-binding protein: MKSILDSSVFFSECPVEGEIFTTPSVCDELRDIRSKGKFEKLCAEGLRVMSPGPESMEKVTAAAKKTRDSGVISDTDCELLALALEADAVLYTDDFAIQNVASILGVQIHPILQRKAKRVHWKYRCTGCGRYFDHDGECLICGSAIKRKLK, encoded by the coding sequence ATGAAATCCATTCTGGATTCAAGTGTTTTTTTCTCAGAATGCCCGGTAGAAGGTGAGATATTCACCACACCGTCAGTATGTGACGAATTGAGGGATATCCGTTCAAAGGGAAAGTTTGAGAAGTTGTGCGCTGAAGGACTCCGGGTAATGTCACCGGGGCCGGAGAGCATGGAAAAAGTGACAGCTGCTGCAAAAAAAACACGAGATTCCGGTGTAATTTCAGATACGGATTGCGAGTTGCTGGCTCTCGCACTTGAGGCAGACGCAGTGCTTTATACAGATGATTTTGCCATCCAGAATGTTGCCAGCATTCTGGGAGTGCAAATACACCCCATCCTCCAGCGGAAAGCAAAGCGAGTTCACTGGAAATACCGGTGTACGGGGTGCGGCAGGTACTTTGATCACGATGGCGAATGCCTTATCTGCGGCTCAGCGATTAAAAGAAAACTTAAATAG